Proteins encoded by one window of Anaerosalibacter sp. Marseille-P3206:
- a CDS encoding GntR family transcriptional regulator, which produces MNILISNSSNEPIYEQISSQIKAMILKGDLIEGDMLPSIRGLAKDLQISVITTKRAYDELEREGFIESVQGKGSFVASQNKELMREMKLKIIEEKLQEVVKESNILGLSYSEVSEMLRILFEEV; this is translated from the coding sequence ATGAATATTTTGATTTCGAATTCCTCAAATGAGCCTATATATGAGCAAATATCTAGTCAAATAAAAGCTATGATACTTAAGGGAGATTTAATAGAAGGGGATATGCTTCCTTCTATAAGGGGACTTGCAAAGGATCTTCAAATAAGTGTCATAACTACAAAGAGGGCTTATGATGAATTGGAAAGGGAAGGATTTATTGAATCAGTTCAAGGGAAAGGCTCCTTTGTTGCCAGTCAAAACAAAGAACTGATGAGAGAAATGAAATTGAAAATAATAGAAGAAAAACTGCAAGAAGTGGTCAAGGAAAGCAATATATTAGGACTCTCTTATAGTGAAGTAAGTGAAATGCTAAGAATTTTGTTTGAGGAGGTTTAA
- a CDS encoding HD-GYP domain-containing protein: MKPKYINLIDSNNEILCKDIYDWEGCLLVGKNTTINPYIISTLEKCKITKIPVYPSRSESHSWKSQNSKVTSKENVFALKDLMNSVVAGESVEIEKIKVISNTFCERIANNEPIIDQIRIFKSEDNDTYKHSLNVAFYSFLIAKWIGLNENEMEKVVIAGLLHDIGKSKIPSEIINKKGKLTPEEFEVVKTHSSIGYEMSATILNINEDVRHAILLHHERVDGSGYPYGLKGEEINIFAKILAIADVYDALTSERVYKNKSTPFEAIEEFHMMGLYSFDTRILDIFFNNIINYYVNAKVKTNIGEIGEIVFIPPNDITKPVIRLENAYIELSNSDIKILEIVS; encoded by the coding sequence TTGAAACCTAAATATATAAACTTAATAGATAGCAACAATGAGATCTTGTGTAAAGATATATATGATTGGGAAGGTTGTCTTTTAGTTGGTAAAAATACGACTATAAATCCTTATATAATAAGTACCCTAGAAAAATGCAAAATTACAAAAATCCCTGTATATCCATCAAGATCCGAATCACATTCATGGAAAAGTCAAAATTCAAAAGTGACATCCAAAGAAAATGTTTTTGCTTTAAAAGATCTTATGAACAGTGTAGTTGCAGGTGAAAGTGTAGAGATAGAAAAAATAAAAGTAATATCAAATACTTTTTGTGAAAGAATAGCAAATAATGAGCCGATTATAGATCAAATCAGAATTTTTAAGAGTGAAGATAATGATACATATAAACATTCATTAAATGTAGCATTTTATTCTTTTCTAATCGCAAAATGGATTGGTTTAAATGAAAATGAAATGGAAAAAGTTGTAATCGCAGGATTGTTACATGATATAGGTAAATCTAAAATCCCATCAGAAATAATAAATAAAAAAGGAAAGCTTACACCAGAAGAATTTGAAGTAGTTAAAACTCATTCTAGTATAGGATATGAAATGTCAGCAACTATTTTAAATATTAATGAAGATGTGAGACATGCAATATTACTTCATCATGAAAGAGTAGATGGTTCCGGATATCCATATGGCTTAAAAGGAGAAGAAATAAATATATTTGCAAAGATATTGGCTATAGCAGATGTATATGATGCTCTTACATCTGAAAGGGTGTATAAAAACAAAAGTACACCATTTGAAGCTATAGAGGAATTTCATATGATGGGATTGTATTCATTTGATACCCGTATACTGGATATATTCTTCAATAATATCATTAATTATTATGTAAATGCAAAAGTAAAAACTAATATTGGTGAAATAGGAGAAATAGTATTTATACCACCAAATGACATTACAAAACCAGTCATAAGATTAGAAAATGCTTATATAGAATTATCGAATAGTGATATAAAAATATTAGAAATAGTAAGTTAG
- a CDS encoding biotin transporter BioY: protein MKISTRDMILVSLLTALTAVGAFLSIPLGNVPITLQSMFTILSGLILGPKLGSLSQLIYVLLGLAGVKIFAGFSGGPQTVFSPSFGFLIGFIFASYIVGKIANTKEGVNFKRIFLATLAGTATIYLFGVPYMYLIINKVLLKEMSFLTAMKVGCVIFLPGDLLKCFVSSYVALKVVPKVNMNTAK from the coding sequence GTGAAGATTAGTACAAGAGATATGATCTTAGTTTCACTATTAACAGCATTAACAGCTGTAGGAGCATTTTTAAGTATTCCGCTGGGAAATGTTCCTATCACACTTCAATCAATGTTTACTATTCTTTCTGGACTTATATTAGGTCCTAAGCTTGGAAGTTTATCTCAACTTATTTATGTTCTTTTAGGTCTTGCTGGAGTAAAAATATTTGCAGGATTCTCAGGAGGGCCTCAAACTGTATTTAGTCCTTCTTTTGGATTTTTGATTGGATTTATATTTGCTTCTTATATAGTTGGAAAAATTGCTAATACTAAGGAAGGAGTAAATTTCAAAAGAATATTTTTAGCTACTTTAGCTGGTACTGCTACTATATACCTATTTGGAGTTCCTTATATGTATTTGATAATTAACAAAGTATTGCTAAAAGAAATGTCCTTCTTAACTGCAATGAAGGTAGGTTGTGTAATATTTTTGCCTGGAGATTTGCTAAAATGTTTTGTCTCTAGCTATGTTGCATTGAAGGTTGTGCCAAAGGTTAATATGAATACTGCAAAATAG
- the hydE gene encoding [FeFe] hydrogenase H-cluster radical SAM maturase HydE, whose translation MKKVLEKLYETNNLTKEELIFVLENIDESAKADLFQLAQATLEKTYGRRLFVRGLLEFTNYCKNNCMYCGIRRDNKNVERYRLGKDEILLSLDKGYELGYKTFVLQGGEDSFFTDDILLDLIKEIKKRYKDVALTLSIGERSFESYEKYYIAGADRFLLRHEVANPYIYNELHPGLSFQNRVDCLYNLKKIGYQAGAGFIVGLPGETNEVLAENLLFLKQLEPAMVGIGPFIPHPDTPLKNETIGSVDKTIVLLALIRLLLPEVLLPATTALNTLCTNGLERGLQAGANVVMLNLSPIYVREKYEIYKNKDSKDIHELNTVEQKASSVGFRVDMGRGDNINFRRI comes from the coding sequence ATGAAGAAAGTTTTGGAAAAACTTTATGAAACCAATAATTTAACCAAAGAAGAACTTATATTTGTATTAGAAAATATTGATGAATCTGCAAAAGCCGATTTATTTCAATTGGCACAGGCTACATTAGAAAAAACATATGGTAGAAGATTGTTTGTGAGAGGGCTGTTGGAGTTTACCAACTACTGCAAAAACAATTGTATGTACTGTGGAATAAGAAGAGATAACAAAAATGTAGAAAGATATAGGCTTGGTAAAGATGAAATACTATTATCCCTAGATAAGGGATATGAACTAGGATATAAGACTTTTGTGTTGCAAGGTGGAGAAGATTCATTTTTTACAGATGATATATTATTAGATTTGATAAAAGAGATAAAGAAAAGATACAAAGATGTAGCTCTAACTCTGTCTATTGGAGAAAGAAGCTTTGAAAGTTATGAAAAATATTATATAGCAGGAGCGGATAGGTTTTTGCTTCGCCATGAAGTTGCAAATCCATATATATATAATGAACTTCATCCTGGGCTTAGTTTTCAAAATAGAGTTGATTGCCTTTATAATTTAAAAAAGATTGGGTATCAAGCTGGAGCTGGATTTATTGTTGGATTGCCAGGTGAAACAAATGAAGTATTAGCAGAAAATCTATTGTTTTTAAAACAACTAGAACCTGCCATGGTGGGAATTGGTCCATTTATCCCTCATCCTGATACACCCCTTAAAAATGAAACAATAGGTTCCGTTGATAAGACCATTGTTCTTTTAGCTTTGATAAGATTATTATTACCTGAAGTCTTATTGCCAGCAACTACTGCCTTAAATACTCTTTGTACAAATGGATTAGAAAGAGGTCTTCAGGCAGGGGCAAATGTAGTTATGCTCAATCTCTCTCCTATATATGTACGAGAAAAGTATGAAATATATAAAAATAAGGATTCTAAAGATATTCATGAGTTGAATACTGTTGAACAAAAAGCTTCTAGCGTAGGTTTTAGGGTAGATATGGGTAGAGGAGATAATATAAATTTTAGGAGGATTTGA
- a CDS encoding ABC-2 transporter permease yields the protein MLGMLKRDLTLMIADKRNRLFFLLYIPFLLFVVESYDPQLPYFIILYTYTYLMAITPFSYDVTNKTSYMIHSLPISRKKMVLYKYLLTFVYFLITIVYAGVYLWIINILGIINVDYFNLEMIKSAIPVILMSTSIIYPAYFRFEPKIAQIMHMIIFMSFFIIMINVANLGEESLISNINMPTISKYILPISIVLYLLSLLLSMKLYQTRDL from the coding sequence ATGTTAGGGATGCTGAAAAGAGATTTAACTTTGATGATTGCAGATAAGAGAAATAGATTATTTTTTCTATTATATATACCTTTTCTACTTTTTGTAGTAGAATCCTATGATCCACAGTTGCCATACTTTATCATATTGTATACTTATACTTATCTTATGGCTATAACACCATTTAGCTACGATGTTACGAATAAAACTAGTTATATGATACATTCTCTACCTATTAGTAGAAAAAAGATGGTTTTATATAAGTATTTATTAACATTTGTGTATTTTTTGATAACAATTGTGTATGCTGGGGTCTATTTGTGGATAATTAATATTTTAGGAATAATAAATGTGGATTATTTCAATTTAGAAATGATAAAATCAGCCATACCTGTAATACTTATGTCTACATCAATTATATATCCAGCATATTTTAGATTTGAACCTAAAATAGCTCAAATAATGCATATGATAATATTTATGTCTTTTTTTATCATCATGATAAATGTTGCAAACTTAGGAGAGGAATCTTTGATAAGTAATATAAATATGCCTACTATTAGTAAATACATTTTACCAATATCCATAGTCTTATATCTACTATCATTACTATTATCAATGAAGCTTTACCAAACTAGAGACTTATAA
- a CDS encoding ABC transporter ATP-binding protein — translation MDYILEVNNLRKEFKKFTLNDISFKLEPGYIMGFIGPNGAGKSTTIKLIMNLMNSDSGEIKVFGLDYKKHEKEIKNRIGFVYDENYYYEDLTIAQMKSIVASFYSNWDDSTFNYYINEFNLDSKAKIKTLSKGMKMKFSLAVALSHNADLIIMDEPTSGLDPVFRREILDILYNVIQDESKSIFFSTHITTDLEKIADYITFINNGSIVFSKTKDEVLEKYKVVKGGLNLLDSETRKEFIGLRETNVGFEGLTDDGNNVKRIFGGEVLIERATLEDIMVYTVRG, via the coding sequence ATGGACTATATTTTAGAAGTAAATAATTTGAGAAAAGAATTTAAAAAATTCACACTAAATGATATCAGTTTCAAATTAGAGCCAGGATATATTATGGGGTTTATAGGACCTAATGGAGCTGGTAAGAGTACTACTATTAAACTAATAATGAATTTGATGAACTCTGATAGTGGAGAGATAAAGGTGTTTGGACTAGACTACAAGAAACATGAAAAGGAGATAAAGAATAGAATCGGATTTGTATATGATGAAAACTACTATTATGAAGATTTGACAATTGCACAGATGAAAAGCATAGTAGCAAGTTTTTATTCCAATTGGGATGATAGTACCTTTAACTACTACATCAATGAATTTAATTTAGATTCTAAGGCCAAAATCAAGACTCTTTCAAAGGGAATGAAGATGAAGTTTTCTCTAGCAGTAGCACTTTCTCACAATGCAGATTTAATCATAATGGATGAACCTACATCAGGATTAGATCCAGTGTTTAGAAGAGAAATATTAGATATTCTTTATAATGTAATTCAAGATGAGTCAAAGAGCATCTTCTTTTCAACACATATAACTACTGATCTAGAGAAGATAGCAGATTATATTACATTCATTAATAATGGAAGCATAGTTTTTTCAAAAACTAAGGATGAAGTATTAGAAAAGTACAAAGTAGTCAAAGGTGGATTGAATTTACTTGATAGTGAAACAAGGAAGGAATTTATTGGACTTAGAGAGACTAATGTAGGATTTGAAGGATTAACAGATGATGGTAATAATGTAAAGAGAATATTTGGAGGAGAAGTGCTCATTGAAAGGGCAACTCTTGAAGATATAATGGTCTATACGGTAAGGGGGTAG
- a CDS encoding biotin--[acetyl-CoA-carboxylase] ligase yields MKEQILRLLKENSDDFLSGEDISDKFGVSRAAIWKHMNTLKEEGYEIESVSRKGYKLIKCPDILTYIEVEEYLHTKYIGRNIQYFETIDSTNIKAKEIAYESEEGTVVISEEQTLGRGRLGRSWVSPKGKGIWMSILLKPKIDPMKVAKITQIGAAAVSLAIQDLGIESSIKWPNDIVINGRKVCGILTEMSCELNMINYVIMGVGINVNLDSKDFQGEVSKVGTSLKIETGEKVNRKQLLGLFLNRFEELFIPFVEEDDFSSILKVCREKSILIGKEVKLIRGSEEKTGKVIGLNDDGELEVDYGNGVVENVLSGEVSVRGLYGYV; encoded by the coding sequence GTGAAAGAACAAATACTTAGATTACTTAAAGAAAACAGTGATGATTTTTTGTCAGGAGAAGACATAAGTGATAAATTTGGTGTAAGTAGAGCTGCTATTTGGAAGCATATGAACACATTAAAAGAAGAAGGATATGAAATAGAATCAGTTTCTAGAAAAGGGTATAAATTAATTAAATGCCCAGATATCCTCACTTATATAGAAGTAGAGGAATATTTGCATACAAAATACATAGGGAGAAATATACAATATTTTGAAACAATTGATTCAACTAATATAAAAGCTAAGGAAATAGCCTATGAAAGTGAAGAGGGAACTGTAGTCATATCAGAAGAACAAACATTAGGTAGGGGAAGGCTAGGAAGAAGCTGGGTATCTCCAAAAGGCAAAGGAATTTGGATGAGTATATTATTAAAGCCTAAAATAGATCCAATGAAAGTAGCCAAGATCACTCAAATAGGAGCAGCAGCAGTATCTCTTGCCATCCAAGATTTAGGAATAGAATCCTCTATAAAATGGCCTAATGACATAGTTATAAATGGCAGAAAAGTATGTGGAATCTTAACAGAGATGAGCTGTGAACTCAATATGATTAATTATGTAATAATGGGCGTGGGTATCAATGTAAACTTAGATAGTAAAGATTTCCAAGGTGAAGTTTCTAAGGTGGGAACTTCTCTTAAAATAGAAACAGGGGAGAAGGTTAATAGGAAACAATTATTAGGGTTATTTTTAAATAGATTCGAAGAATTATTTATACCTTTCGTAGAAGAAGATGACTTTTCCAGTATATTAAAAGTGTGTAGAGAAAAATCCATACTAATAGGGAAAGAGGTGAAATTAATAAGAGGTAGTGAAGAAAAAACAGGCAAAGTAATAGGATTAAATGATGATGGAGAACTAGAAGTTGATTATGGCAATGGCGTGGTTGAGAATGTGTTATCAGGGGAAGTATCAGTAAGGGGATTATATGGATATGTTTAA
- a CDS encoding ABC-2 transporter permease, translating to MFNLVKKDLKISIAINIFAVVYALFISVMGMNVPIDFPVNIMYILGIINFVFVSVIYSNGYDDKNKSEVVLNSLPIDKVDIVRGKYLTLIIFILISCIFTFLFTNIIKGLGLTPDGRPVGIWDIVVAMSVLLVFYSIYYPFYFKLGDLRMFNSILLILIFIGPTILGKIGKRFIKKDLITKLASLSLKQISLLIFIFTILMYFISLQISKKLYMTREF from the coding sequence ATGTTTAATTTGGTTAAGAAGGATTTAAAAATATCTATTGCAATAAATATTTTTGCAGTAGTTTATGCATTGTTTATTTCTGTAATGGGAATGAATGTACCCATTGATTTTCCTGTAAATATAATGTATATATTAGGAATCATTAATTTTGTATTTGTTTCTGTAATTTATTCTAATGGATATGATGACAAGAATAAAAGTGAAGTAGTTCTAAATAGTTTACCTATTGATAAAGTAGATATTGTAAGAGGTAAATATCTTACTTTGATAATATTCATACTTATCAGTTGTATTTTTACATTTCTATTTACAAATATAATTAAAGGATTAGGGTTAACGCCAGATGGTAGGCCTGTAGGCATATGGGATATTGTAGTAGCTATGAGTGTATTATTAGTATTTTACTCTATATATTATCCTTTCTATTTTAAATTAGGTGATTTAAGAATGTTCAATTCAATATTACTTATCCTTATCTTTATTGGGCCAACTATATTAGGGAAAATAGGTAAAAGATTTATCAAAAAGGATTTAATAACTAAGTTGGCAAGTTTAAGTTTAAAACAAATTAGTTTGCTAATATTTATATTTACTATATTAATGTATTTTATTTCACTTCAGATATCTAAAAAACTATATATGACAAGGGAGTTTTGA
- the hydG gene encoding [FeFe] hydrogenase H-cluster radical SAM maturase HydG, whose product MKNGFINDSLIRENLENGKGASKAEIREIIAKSLAKNRLEPEETAKLLQVTDPELLEEMFEGARQLKKDIYGNRIVYFAPLYIGNKCINNCLYCGFRRSNNSIIRQTLSTEELEEQVKILEDKGHKRLILVYGEHPCYGADFIAETMKIVYNTKNGNGEIRRVNINAAPLDVDGYKKLKEAGIGTFQIFQETYHYDTYKLLHPEGDMKSDYEWRLTGLDRAMEAGIDDVGIGALFGLYDWKYEVMGLLYHTIHLEEKYGVGPHTISFPRIEPAIDTDFYDQTKYKVSDEDFKKIVSILRLSVPYTGMILTARENPEVRREVIPLGVSQIDAGSRIGIGGYTKDDYIPDKEQFQLGDMRSLDSIIGEMSDNGFLTSFCTACYRSGRTGEDFMCKAKPGEIQNFCRANAILTFKEYLLDYASDETKVKGEAIIAKELASIEPERRRLIEDKIKLVESGERDVYL is encoded by the coding sequence ATGAAAAACGGATTTATTAATGATAGTTTAATAAGAGAAAATCTTGAAAATGGGAAAGGTGCATCTAAAGCTGAGATAAGAGAAATCATAGCTAAATCACTAGCTAAAAATCGCCTTGAACCTGAGGAAACTGCTAAACTTCTACAGGTAACTGATCCTGAACTATTAGAGGAAATGTTTGAAGGGGCTAGACAACTTAAAAAAGACATCTATGGTAATAGAATAGTATATTTTGCCCCTCTTTATATAGGAAATAAATGTATCAACAACTGTCTTTATTGTGGATTTAGAAGAAGTAATAATTCAATAATTCGTCAAACACTATCAACTGAAGAATTAGAAGAACAAGTTAAGATATTAGAAGACAAAGGTCACAAAAGGCTAATACTAGTATATGGAGAACATCCTTGCTATGGTGCAGATTTTATAGCTGAAACTATGAAGATTGTATATAATACTAAGAATGGTAATGGAGAAATCCGTAGAGTAAATATAAATGCTGCTCCACTAGACGTAGATGGGTATAAAAAACTTAAGGAAGCTGGAATTGGAACATTCCAAATATTCCAAGAAACATATCATTATGATACCTACAAATTGCTTCACCCTGAAGGAGATATGAAAAGCGACTATGAGTGGAGATTAACAGGACTTGATAGGGCAATGGAAGCAGGTATTGATGATGTGGGAATTGGAGCATTGTTTGGGCTTTATGACTGGAAATATGAAGTAATGGGACTACTATACCACACTATTCACTTAGAAGAAAAATATGGAGTAGGGCCTCACACTATTTCCTTCCCAAGGATTGAACCTGCTATAGATACTGACTTTTATGACCAAACAAAGTACAAGGTTTCTGATGAAGATTTTAAAAAGATTGTATCTATACTTCGTCTTTCTGTGCCATATACAGGAATGATACTAACTGCTAGGGAAAATCCAGAAGTTCGTCGAGAAGTAATTCCTCTTGGGGTATCCCAAATAGATGCTGGTTCTAGAATTGGTATTGGTGGATATACAAAAGATGATTATATACCAGACAAAGAACAATTCCAACTTGGAGATATGAGGTCATTAGACTCTATAATAGGTGAAATGAGTGACAATGGTTTTCTAACTTCCTTCTGTACTGCCTGTTACAGGTCTGGAAGAACTGGCGAAGACTTCATGTGCAAAGCTAAACCTGGAGAAATTCAAAACTTCTGTAGAGCAAATGCGATACTTACATTTAAGGAATATCTACTTGACTATGCTTCTGATGAAACTAAAGTGAAAGGTGAAGCCATTATAGCCAAAGAATTAGCAAGTATTGAACCAGAGAGAAGAAGGCTAATTGAAGATAAAATAAAATTAGTTGAATCCGGGGAAAGAGATGTTTATTTATAA
- a CDS encoding TM1266 family iron-only hydrogenase system putative regulator, whose protein sequence is MNNRIGVISAILEEPEKCQYEFNKIVSEYKDIIRGRMGIPFKEEKISVISITVVGSLDDINSLTGKLGNLNNVIVKTSISKKELE, encoded by the coding sequence TTGAATAATAGAATTGGTGTTATTAGTGCTATCCTTGAAGAACCAGAAAAGTGCCAGTATGAATTCAATAAAATTGTTTCAGAGTATAAAGATATCATACGTGGAAGAATGGGTATTCCCTTCAAGGAAGAGAAGATTTCAGTTATATCCATAACAGTAGTTGGTTCCCTAGATGATATAAATAGCTTAACTGGGAAATTAGGAAATTTAAATAATGTTATTGTAAAAACCTCCATATCTAAAAAGGAGCTTGAATGA
- the hydF gene encoding [FeFe] hydrogenase H-cluster maturation GTPase HydF has translation MNNTPNSNRIVISLYGKRNAGKSSLLNALTGQEVSIVSPTKGTTTDPVKKAMELNPIGPVLFIDTAGIDDEGDLGNLRIKKSLETARRTNIALYVMDGEDIDEDSFGNMELIFKKYNIPYILVINKMDIISKDQIDVLGKKFPEAILVSSTTNENIDLLKSRLIEKIEDTEEDLPIVGDLVPYGGKVILVVPIDKQAPKGRLILPQVQVIRDCLDNGIKAYVVRDTELESALEDLNDVDLVITDSQIFKEVEKKVPKDILLTSFSILFARHKGNLMELASGVKAVEALEDGANILIAENCTHNTSHEDIGRIKIPTLLEKKTGKKFKFVFRTGYNFSEDLSKYSLVIHCGGCMVNRKEIESRIQICKENGVPMTNYGILLAYLNGILDRCIEIFR, from the coding sequence ATGAATAACACACCAAATTCTAATAGAATTGTGATTTCCTTATATGGAAAGAGAAATGCAGGAAAGTCTTCTCTATTAAATGCATTAACTGGGCAAGAGGTTTCTATTGTAAGCCCTACAAAGGGAACTACTACGGATCCTGTGAAAAAGGCCATGGAACTAAATCCAATAGGACCAGTGTTATTTATAGACACTGCAGGGATTGATGATGAAGGGGATTTAGGTAATTTGAGGATTAAAAAAAGCCTAGAAACCGCAAGGCGTACTAATATTGCCCTTTATGTGATGGATGGAGAAGATATTGACGAAGATTCTTTTGGAAATATGGAACTGATATTTAAGAAGTATAATATCCCCTATATTCTTGTAATTAATAAAATGGATATTATATCTAAGGATCAAATAGATGTTTTAGGCAAGAAATTTCCTGAAGCTATTTTGGTATCCTCTACGACTAATGAAAATATAGATTTACTTAAATCTAGACTTATTGAAAAAATTGAGGATACGGAAGAAGATTTACCTATTGTAGGTGATTTAGTCCCATATGGTGGGAAAGTAATTTTGGTAGTTCCTATTGACAAACAAGCTCCCAAGGGAAGACTAATCTTGCCTCAAGTACAGGTAATAAGGGATTGTTTAGACAATGGTATAAAAGCCTATGTTGTTAGAGACACTGAACTTGAATCTGCTCTAGAAGATTTAAATGATGTTGATTTGGTAATTACTGATTCACAAATATTTAAGGAAGTTGAGAAAAAGGTACCAAAAGACATACTCCTTACTTCCTTTTCTATCCTTTTTGCAAGACATAAGGGAAATTTGATGGAATTAGCAAGTGGCGTAAAGGCTGTAGAAGCTTTGGAAGATGGAGCAAATATATTAATAGCTGAAAACTGTACTCACAACACTAGCCATGAAGACATTGGCAGAATTAAAATCCCTACTCTTCTTGAAAAGAAAACAGGGAAAAAATTTAAGTTTGTATTTAGAACTGGGTACAATTTTAGTGAAGATTTAAGTAAATACAGCCTTGTGATACACTGTGGTGGCTGTATGGTTAATAGAAAGGAAATAGAAAGTAGAATTCAAATTTGTAAAGAAAATGGTGTTCCAATGACAAACTATGGAATACTATTAGCGTATTTAAATGGAATACTTGATAGATGTATTGAGATATTTAGATAA
- a CDS encoding IS1182 family transposase encodes MLKGKNNQLSIYSILYNKIPENHTLKLINKAIDLSFVTKLLEVSYNKYYGRPAKDPELMIRLLILQYLYNLSDEKLIEECSLNLAFMWFLGINPDDDLPDSSLLSKFRVHRLNDITLDQIITEIVRQCIEKGIIKDTGISIDATHTEANTFKATPERVIKHLAKKIFKTYEEESGELPKNIDKDIPDYKQIENHKEAKKTMKDYLEKEIEKVENIVNQEENPKTIKVLENAKEILKDPKFIEQRGVRSIVDQEARVGHKSKTERFFGYKTEFMMTTDERIITAVTVKSGEYVDGTNFDKLIELTNQTGLKVEEVFGDKAYFRKPILDKIKEIEAKAYIPISEMAYKIDEEIFSYNKDSDEWFCSQGNITIRKKHRKDKSGKETYKYYFEKEKCRNCSKREECKTGKNIGKILEVGINTPEFYGYSQEQKTDGFKEKYKKRACHEGKNGEMKNHHGLNRARGYGLRSMSTQAKLTAIAVNLKRIASILSSKLSSFLCVLRFNSIFYKKIVV; translated from the coding sequence ATGCTTAAAGGCAAAAATAATCAATTAAGCATCTACTCAATATTATATAATAAAATACCAGAAAATCATACATTAAAATTAATAAATAAAGCTATAGACTTAAGTTTTGTAACGAAACTACTTGAAGTATCATACAACAAATACTATGGAAGGCCAGCTAAGGACCCTGAACTTATGATTAGACTTTTGATATTACAGTACTTGTACAATTTGTCGGATGAAAAGCTAATTGAAGAATGTTCATTAAACTTAGCATTTATGTGGTTTTTAGGAATAAATCCAGATGACGATTTGCCAGATTCAAGTTTACTATCTAAATTTAGAGTACATAGATTAAATGATATAACATTAGATCAAATAATAACTGAAATTGTAAGACAGTGCATAGAAAAAGGAATAATTAAAGATACTGGTATTAGCATAGATGCAACCCATACAGAAGCTAATACTTTCAAAGCTACTCCTGAAAGAGTAATAAAACACTTAGCAAAGAAAATATTTAAAACTTATGAAGAAGAATCAGGAGAACTACCTAAAAATATAGATAAAGATATTCCAGATTACAAACAAATTGAAAATCATAAAGAAGCAAAGAAAACTATGAAGGATTATCTTGAAAAAGAAATTGAAAAAGTTGAAAACATTGTTAATCAAGAGGAAAATCCTAAAACAATAAAAGTTTTGGAAAATGCAAAAGAAATATTAAAAGATCCAAAATTCATAGAACAAAGAGGAGTTCGATCAATTGTTGACCAAGAAGCAAGAGTCGGACATAAAAGTAAAACAGAACGTTTTTTTGGATATAAAACAGAATTTATGATGACAACTGATGAGAGGATAATAACAGCGGTAACAGTAAAAAGTGGAGAATATGTAGATGGAACAAATTTTGATAAGTTAATAGAATTGACTAATCAAACAGGTTTAAAAGTAGAAGAAGTCTTTGGAGATAAAGCATATTTTAGAAAGCCCATATTAGATAAAATAAAGGAAATAGAAGCAAAGGCATATATCCCAATAAGTGAAATGGCATATAAGATAGATGAAGAAATATTTAGTTACAACAAAGATTCAGATGAATGGTTTTGTAGCCAAGGAAACATAACAATAAGAAAAAAACATAGAAAAGACAAAAGCGGAAAAGAGACATATAAATATTACTTTGAAAAGGAAAAGTGCAGGAATTGTAGTAAAAGAGAAGAGTGCAAAACTGGCAAAAATATTGGTAAGATTCTTGAAGTAGGTATAAACACTCCTGAATTTTATGGATACAGCCAAGAACAAAAAACAGATGGATTCAAAGAAAAATACAAAAAAAGAGCTTGCCATGAAGGGAAAAATGGTGAAATGAAAAATCATCATGGATTAAACCGTGCTCGAGGGTACGGTTTAAGAAGCATGTCCACGCAAGCAAAATTAACTGCAATAGCAGTTAATTTAAAGAGGATAGCAAGCATACTATCCTCTAAATTATCTTCATTTTTATGTGTTTTAAGGTTTAATTCAATATTTTATAAAAAAATTGTGGTTTAA